From the genome of Bosea sp. Tri-49, one region includes:
- a CDS encoding ArgE/DapE family deacylase, with product MPLDPALRDRILASVEAGFAEQIAFTQEMIRFPSTRGDEHTVQDFVFRALKARGFTMDRFAMDHEAIANHPGGAPFSDTHSEAPIVVGIHHPREEKGRSLILQAHVDVVPTGPAELWTHPPFDPVVDGDWLYGRGGADMKAGGAANLFCLDALARIGLQPAATVYVQSVVEEESTGNGALMTHLRGYKADAVLIPEPEEEMLVRANTGVLWFQFEVRGEPVHVREMGVGANAIDAAYRVVGALRELEEELNREKSGREHFAEIAHPINLNIGKIEGGDWASSVPCWCKVDCRIGLYPGMSAAELGKRIEAKVLTFARTDNFLSNNPPKVVFNGFWSEGYVLAPGSEAEAVLGRAHQGSTGKPLKSFMTPGYLDTRVYALYDKVPALCYGPISQNIHAFDERVSLASLKRITGTMALFVAEWCGVEPVAG from the coding sequence ATGCCGCTCGATCCCGCCTTGCGTGACCGCATCCTCGCTTCCGTCGAAGCGGGCTTTGCCGAGCAGATCGCCTTCACCCAGGAGATGATCCGCTTCCCTTCGACGCGCGGCGATGAGCACACCGTTCAGGATTTCGTCTTCCGAGCCCTCAAAGCGCGCGGCTTCACCATGGACCGCTTCGCCATGGATCATGAGGCGATCGCCAACCATCCCGGCGGCGCGCCGTTCTCGGACACGCACTCGGAAGCGCCGATCGTCGTCGGCATCCACCACCCGCGCGAGGAGAAAGGGCGCTCGCTGATCCTGCAGGCCCATGTCGACGTGGTGCCGACCGGCCCGGCCGAGCTCTGGACGCATCCGCCCTTCGATCCGGTCGTGGACGGCGACTGGCTCTATGGCCGCGGCGGCGCCGACATGAAGGCCGGCGGCGCGGCCAACCTCTTCTGCCTCGACGCGCTCGCGCGCATCGGCCTGCAGCCGGCGGCGACCGTCTACGTCCAGTCTGTGGTCGAGGAGGAGTCGACCGGCAACGGTGCGCTGATGACGCATCTACGCGGCTACAAAGCCGATGCCGTGCTGATCCCCGAGCCGGAGGAGGAGATGCTGGTTCGCGCCAATACCGGCGTGCTCTGGTTCCAGTTCGAGGTCCGTGGCGAGCCGGTGCATGTCCGCGAGATGGGCGTCGGCGCCAATGCCATCGATGCGGCCTATCGCGTCGTCGGCGCGCTGCGCGAGCTCGAGGAGGAACTCAATCGCGAGAAGTCCGGACGGGAGCATTTCGCGGAGATCGCACACCCGATCAATCTCAACATCGGCAAGATCGAGGGCGGCGACTGGGCCTCCTCGGTGCCGTGCTGGTGCAAGGTCGACTGCCGGATCGGTCTCTATCCCGGCATGTCCGCCGCCGAGCTCGGCAAGCGCATCGAGGCGAAGGTGCTTACCTTCGCGCGCACCGACAATTTCCTCTCGAACAACCCGCCCAAGGTTGTCTTCAACGGCTTCTGGTCAGAGGGCTATGTGCTCGCACCCGGCAGCGAGGCGGAAGCCGTGCTTGGCCGCGCCCATCAGGGCTCGACCGGCAAGCCGCTGAAGAGCTTCATGACCCCAGGCTATCTCGATACCCGCGTCTATGCGCTCTACGACAAGGTGCCGGCGCTCTGCTATGGGCCGATCTCGCAGAACATCCACGCCTTCGACGAGCGCGTCAGTCTCGCGTCGCTGAAGCGCATCACCGGCACCATGGCGCTCTTCGTCGCCGAATGGTGCGGCGTCGAGCCGGTCGCCGGCTGA
- a CDS encoding substrate-binding domain-containing protein, producing MKTQIGLVALLAGLSTGAIAQNFNDPAEFERQKALLTVAPQGPDGKPWEQNLGGEKVDTAKYKKPGPYKLCFSNAGVNNPWRVVGFTNMQAEVDANKADIASFTHADAEGKDDKQISDINAFVNSGQCDALIVSPNTTAALTPAVEAAAKKLPVVVFDRGVDSKAPVTFINPIGGYGFGIQGASFIAEKIPAGGSVLALRILPGVDVLENRWAAAERIFKEKGIKVVGAEFTNGDNAKTKAIVEDYINRFGKIDGVWMDAGATAVAALEAFEDAGKPYPVINGEDQQDFLQKWKKNKLTAIAPTYPTYQWRTPVIAAIRILKGEPVVGPTWKLPQPAITAENLDKFVNDKMPPLHYALCGCEQMTNYPARWGGK from the coding sequence ATGAAGACGCAGATCGGTTTGGTGGCATTGCTGGCGGGCCTGTCCACCGGCGCCATCGCGCAGAACTTCAATGACCCGGCCGAGTTCGAGCGCCAGAAGGCGCTGCTCACGGTTGCCCCGCAGGGACCGGACGGCAAGCCCTGGGAGCAGAATCTCGGCGGCGAGAAGGTCGATACCGCCAAATACAAAAAGCCGGGCCCCTACAAGCTCTGCTTCTCCAATGCCGGCGTGAACAATCCCTGGCGCGTCGTCGGCTTCACCAACATGCAGGCCGAGGTCGACGCCAACAAGGCCGACATCGCCTCGTTCACCCATGCCGATGCCGAAGGCAAGGACGACAAGCAGATCTCGGACATCAACGCTTTCGTCAACAGCGGCCAGTGCGACGCGCTGATCGTCTCCCCGAACACCACCGCGGCGCTGACGCCGGCGGTCGAAGCTGCCGCAAAGAAGCTGCCGGTCGTGGTCTTCGACCGCGGCGTCGACAGCAAGGCCCCGGTCACCTTCATCAACCCGATCGGCGGCTATGGCTTCGGCATCCAGGGCGCGAGCTTCATCGCCGAGAAGATCCCCGCCGGCGGCTCGGTGCTGGCGCTGCGCATCCTGCCGGGCGTCGACGTGCTGGAGAACCGCTGGGCCGCGGCCGAGCGCATCTTCAAGGAGAAGGGCATCAAGGTCGTCGGTGCCGAGTTCACCAATGGCGACAACGCCAAGACCAAGGCGATCGTCGAGGACTACATCAACCGCTTCGGCAAGATCGACGGCGTCTGGATGGACGCAGGCGCGACGGCGGTCGCGGCGCTCGAAGCCTTCGAGGACGCCGGCAAGCCCTATCCGGTGATCAATGGCGAGGACCAGCAGGACTTCCTGCAGAAGTGGAAGAAGAACAAGCTCACCGCGATCGCGCCGACCTATCCGACCTATCAGTGGCGCACTCCGGTGATCGCTGCGATCCGCATCCTCAAGGGCGAGCCGGTCGTTGGCCCGACCTGGAAGCTGCCGCAGCCAGCGATCACGGCCGAAAACCTCGACAAGTTCGTCAACGACAAGATGCCGCCGCTGCACTATGCGCTCTGCGGCTGCGAGCAGATGACGAACTACCCGGCCCGCTGGGGCGGCAAGTAA
- a CDS encoding ABC transporter permease, protein MNFLKRFARNRGALIGLTILVVVVLFAILAPSLYQQSPWRTVARPFLAPFVMDRFPLGTDTLGRDIASGLAHGARVSLTIGLVSTIVALLIGVPLGAIAGYAGGIVDDALMRFTEFFQTIPSFALAIVLVAILQPKLGSIVLAIGVVSWPPVARLVRGEVLSLKTREYVQAAITIGQPTARIIWSQVLPNTIAPIIVMGSLMIGSAILLESSLSFLGLGDPNLMSWGYMVGAGRTRLLDAWWISFFPGVAIFLTVLALNLAGEGLNDALNPRLARERE, encoded by the coding sequence ATGAACTTCCTCAAGCGCTTCGCCCGCAATCGCGGCGCCCTGATCGGCCTTACCATCCTGGTCGTGGTGGTGCTCTTCGCCATCCTCGCGCCCTCGCTCTATCAGCAATCGCCCTGGCGCACGGTGGCGCGACCCTTCCTCGCGCCCTTCGTGATGGACCGTTTCCCGCTGGGCACTGACACGCTCGGGCGCGACATCGCCTCGGGCCTGGCGCATGGCGCCCGCGTCTCGCTGACGATCGGGCTGGTCTCGACGATTGTCGCGCTCTTGATCGGGGTGCCGCTCGGCGCCATCGCCGGCTATGCCGGCGGGATCGTCGACGATGCGCTGATGCGCTTCACCGAATTCTTCCAGACCATTCCGTCGTTTGCGCTCGCCATCGTGCTGGTCGCGATCCTGCAACCGAAGCTTGGCTCGATCGTACTCGCCATCGGCGTGGTCAGTTGGCCGCCCGTGGCGCGATTGGTGCGCGGCGAGGTGCTCTCGCTGAAAACGCGCGAATACGTCCAGGCCGCGATCACCATCGGCCAGCCGACCGCGCGCATCATCTGGAGCCAGGTCCTGCCCAATACGATCGCGCCGATCATCGTCATGGGCTCGCTGATGATCGGCTCGGCGATCCTGCTCGAATCCTCGCTGTCCTTCCTCGGCCTTGGCGATCCCAATCTGATGAGCTGGGGCTACATGGTCGGCGCCGGTCGCACGCGCCTGCTCGACGCCTGGTGGATCAGCTTCTTCCCGGGCGTCGCGATCTTCCTGACCGTGCTGGCGCTCAACCTCGCCGGCGAGGGACTGAACGACGCGCTGAACCCGCGCCTTGCCCGGGAGAGGGAATGA
- a CDS encoding DMT family transporter, translating to MLPLPARSLLLVPLLGLLWGFNWPAVRISLTEIAPWTLRAGGMTFAGLALVAVALARGVSLKVPAAHWPRLVVAGILSIAAFNILLAFAQLMAPTSRAAILTFTMPVWATLMAWPVLGERFDRPRLIGLGLGIAGLLCLGLPLIQAGQLSPGLALALLASVSWALGTIITKRWPVAAPTLAIAAWQLLIGGATAGIGMLIFEGLPVPKTLSPPVAAALTFHILGAQALAYFLWFTVIARLPAGIASLGTLMVPAVGALGSVLLLGERPATSDWLGLVLVVAASGAILVSPKPAR from the coding sequence ATGCTGCCTCTTCCCGCCCGCTCGCTCCTGCTCGTCCCGCTGCTCGGGCTGCTCTGGGGCTTCAACTGGCCGGCGGTCCGGATCTCGCTAACCGAGATCGCGCCCTGGACCTTGCGGGCCGGCGGCATGACCTTCGCCGGCCTCGCTCTGGTCGCGGTCGCTCTGGCGCGGGGCGTCAGTCTCAAGGTGCCCGCGGCGCATTGGCCGAGGCTGGTCGTCGCCGGCATCCTCTCGATCGCCGCCTTCAATATCCTGCTCGCCTTCGCGCAGTTGATGGCGCCGACTTCGCGTGCCGCGATCCTGACCTTCACCATGCCGGTCTGGGCGACACTGATGGCCTGGCCGGTGCTGGGCGAACGCTTCGACCGCCCGCGGCTGATCGGCTTGGGGTTGGGCATTGCCGGATTGCTCTGTCTTGGCCTGCCGCTGATCCAAGCGGGCCAGCTCTCACCGGGGCTCGCCCTCGCTTTGCTCGCCAGCGTCAGCTGGGCGCTGGGCACCATCATCACCAAGCGCTGGCCGGTCGCGGCGCCGACGCTGGCGATCGCCGCCTGGCAATTGCTGATCGGTGGCGCCACTGCCGGCATCGGCATGCTGATTTTCGAAGGCCTGCCAGTTCCAAAGACGCTGTCGCCTCCGGTCGCGGCCGCGCTCACCTTCCATATCCTTGGCGCGCAGGCGCTCGCGTATTTCCTCTGGTTCACCGTGATCGCCCGGCTCCCCGCCGGCATCGCCAGCCTCGGCACGCTGATGGTTCCGGCGGTCGGGGCACTGGGTTCTGTCCTTCTGCTCGGCGAACGCCCGGCGACGAGCGACTGGCTCGGACTGGTGCTCGTCGTCGCGGCTTCGGGTGCGATTCTGGTCTCGCCGAAGCCCGCGCGCTGA
- a CDS encoding hybrid sensor histidine kinase/response regulator, giving the protein MLQIAEGPVTAERYRLLVESVTDYAIYMLDPQGIVISWNPGARRFKGYEDHEIIGQSFSRFYTEEDRAAGLPARALRQAAEEGRFEKEGWRIRKDGTRFWAHVVIDPILNPATGRVLGYAKVTRDLTERREADQALRRSEERFRLLVQGVTDYAIYMIDRDGVVTNWNAGAQRIKGYCPDEIVGRHFSLFYQPADRANGEPERALQTAIDNGSFEKEGWRLRKNGEAFWAHVVIDPIRDDGGEIIGFAKITRDLTERHKVQAELDAAREALFQAQKIEALGQLTGGVAHDFNNLLTAVLGSLELVRRQIGDERQLGLIDNAIKGASRGISLTQRMLSFARKQELELKPVAVDVLVAEMGDLLQRSLGPLIRIETDFPADLVMAAADPNQLETAVLNLAVNARDAMPEGGVLRIRGSNERVGSGHRIGLPAGRYVRLSVGDTGSGMDARTLAQATEPFFTTKGVGKGTGLGLSMVHGMAEQLGGRLLLDSRLGQGTTVEIWLPAATAAIAAEPAPRPVEPKTEADMAPRPLTVLAVDDDALVLMNTTALLEDLGHRVIEASSGREALAALEGGEAIDLLITDHAMPQMTGAQLIAEVGERWPALPVILATGYADLPAGARSGVLRLNKPFWQADLEKAVAAAMARRATAAAA; this is encoded by the coding sequence GTGCTTCAGATTGCGGAAGGTCCGGTGACCGCCGAGCGCTACCGGCTGCTGGTGGAGTCCGTCACCGACTACGCCATCTATATGCTCGATCCGCAGGGAATTGTGATCAGCTGGAACCCGGGCGCTCGACGGTTCAAGGGTTATGAGGATCACGAGATTATCGGCCAGTCGTTCTCGCGCTTCTATACCGAGGAGGACCGGGCTGCTGGGCTGCCGGCGCGCGCGCTGCGCCAAGCCGCCGAAGAGGGACGCTTCGAGAAGGAAGGCTGGCGCATCCGCAAGGACGGCACCCGCTTCTGGGCTCATGTCGTCATCGATCCGATCCTCAACCCGGCGACCGGCCGGGTGCTCGGCTATGCCAAGGTCACGCGGGACCTGACCGAGCGGCGCGAGGCCGACCAGGCGCTGCGGCGCAGCGAAGAGCGTTTCCGCCTGCTCGTCCAGGGCGTCACCGACTATGCGATCTACATGATCGATCGCGATGGCGTGGTCACGAACTGGAATGCCGGAGCGCAGCGGATCAAGGGCTATTGCCCTGACGAGATCGTCGGCCGGCATTTCTCGTTGTTCTATCAGCCCGCAGACCGCGCCAATGGCGAGCCCGAGCGCGCCTTGCAGACCGCCATCGACAATGGCAGCTTCGAGAAGGAGGGCTGGCGCCTGCGCAAGAACGGCGAGGCGTTCTGGGCGCATGTCGTCATCGACCCGATCCGCGACGATGGCGGTGAGATCATCGGCTTCGCCAAGATCACCCGCGATCTCACCGAGCGCCACAAGGTCCAGGCCGAGCTTGATGCGGCGCGCGAGGCGCTGTTCCAGGCGCAGAAGATCGAGGCGCTCGGCCAGCTCACCGGCGGTGTGGCGCATGACTTCAACAACCTGCTCACGGCCGTGCTCGGGAGCCTCGAACTCGTTCGTCGCCAGATCGGCGACGAACGCCAGCTCGGCCTGATCGACAATGCGATCAAGGGGGCGAGCCGGGGCATCTCCCTGACGCAGCGCATGCTCTCCTTCGCCCGCAAGCAGGAGCTCGAATTGAAGCCCGTGGCGGTCGACGTTCTGGTTGCCGAGATGGGGGACCTCCTGCAGCGCTCGCTGGGGCCGCTGATCCGGATCGAGACGGATTTTCCGGCCGATCTCGTCATGGCTGCCGCCGATCCCAACCAGCTCGAAACCGCCGTGCTCAATCTCGCCGTCAATGCTCGCGACGCCATGCCGGAGGGTGGCGTGCTGCGGATCAGAGGTAGCAATGAGCGGGTCGGCAGCGGGCACAGGATCGGCTTGCCGGCAGGACGTTATGTCCGCCTTTCGGTAGGCGACACCGGCAGCGGGATGGATGCCAGAACGCTCGCCCAGGCGACCGAGCCGTTCTTCACCACTAAGGGCGTGGGCAAGGGCACGGGTTTAGGCCTCTCGATGGTGCATGGCATGGCCGAGCAGCTTGGTGGCCGGCTATTGCTCGACAGCCGGCTCGGGCAAGGGACCACGGTGGAGATCTGGCTGCCGGCTGCGACCGCAGCCATTGCAGCCGAACCTGCGCCAAGGCCAGTCGAGCCAAAGACCGAAGCCGACATGGCGCCGCGACCGCTCACTGTTCTGGCGGTCGACGACGATGCGCTCGTGCTGATGAACACCACGGCTCTGCTCGAGGATCTCGGCCACAGGGTCATCGAGGCCAGCTCGGGTCGGGAGGCGCTGGCGGCTCTGGAAGGCGGGGAAGCCATCGACCTGCTGATCACCGACCACGCCATGCCGCAGATGACCGGCGCGCAGCTTATCGCAGAGGTCGGCGAGCGCTGGCCGGCCCTGCCGGTGATTCTCGCGACCGGCTATGCCGATTTGCCAGCCGGCGCCAGGTCGGGCGTGCTGCGGTTGAACAAGCCGTTCTGGCAGGCCGATCTCGAGAAGGCGGTTGCGGCTGCCATGGCACGGCGCGCGACGGCGGCTGCCGCCTGA
- a CDS encoding LacI family DNA-binding transcriptional regulator yields MQDATPAAPTIAEVARLAGVSTATVSRALAQPEKVKARTRERVLEAVKAIGFIPNAQARNLRLQATRTVILLVRDISNPFYLEIYKGVEEAAIDAGYKVLMGDARDDDERILRYVDMVRERHADGLILMVGRFPEALAARGRLPPIVVALEMLPGLNLPTVKVDNHAAARAAVAHLARLGHRRIAHIAGPMPDPMSLDRRDGYLAGLADAGIAADPRLVVEGDFGLAAGRAAIRTLDTRGADYTAVFAASDQMAVGAMGELRAHGRTVPDDVSVVGFDDIVLAEAVEPQLTTVHQPRREIGQAAMALLIEQLAGRGDHRDLVLPTRLVERASAAAPPKRTHRLG; encoded by the coding sequence TTGCAAGACGCAACCCCAGCCGCACCGACCATCGCCGAAGTCGCCCGCCTTGCCGGTGTCTCGACGGCGACTGTGTCGCGCGCTTTGGCACAGCCGGAAAAGGTCAAGGCGCGGACCCGCGAGCGCGTGCTCGAAGCGGTCAAGGCGATCGGCTTCATTCCCAACGCACAGGCGCGCAATCTCCGCCTCCAGGCGACGCGCACCGTGATCCTGCTGGTGCGCGACATCAGCAACCCGTTCTATCTGGAGATCTACAAGGGCGTCGAAGAGGCGGCGATCGACGCCGGCTACAAGGTGCTGATGGGCGATGCCCGCGACGATGACGAGCGCATCCTGCGCTATGTCGACATGGTCCGCGAGCGCCATGCCGACGGGCTGATCCTGATGGTCGGCCGCTTTCCCGAGGCGCTAGCCGCCCGCGGCCGGCTGCCGCCGATCGTGGTCGCCCTGGAGATGCTGCCGGGGCTCAACCTGCCGACAGTCAAGGTCGACAACCACGCTGCGGCGCGCGCCGCCGTCGCCCATCTCGCAAGGCTCGGCCATCGCCGCATCGCCCATATCGCCGGCCCGATGCCAGACCCGATGAGCCTCGACCGCCGCGACGGCTATCTCGCCGGCCTCGCCGATGCCGGCATCGCTGCTGATCCGCGTCTCGTCGTCGAGGGCGATTTCGGTCTTGCTGCCGGTCGCGCTGCGATCCGGACGCTCGACACCCGAGGAGCGGACTACACTGCCGTCTTCGCTGCGAGCGACCAGATGGCGGTCGGCGCCATGGGCGAATTGCGCGCCCATGGCCGCACTGTGCCCGACGACGTCTCGGTCGTCGGCTTCGACGACATCGTGCTGGCAGAGGCGGTCGAGCCGCAGCTCACCACGGTGCACCAGCCGCGCCGCGAGATCGGCCAGGCGGCGATGGCGCTGCTGATCGAACAGCTGGCGGGGCGGGGCGACCACCGCGACCTGGTGCTGCCGACGCGATTGGTCGAGCGCGCCTCGGCAGCCGCGCCACCCAAGCGAACTCACCGGCTAGGATAA
- a CDS encoding ABC transporter permease, which yields MSASAGIAAPRPVREVPVAPLLFAGSLALYVVTALATGQHAYLTGEGFVGLTQRMVALGIVALGQTLTILVGSIDLSVANLISVSAVLASFIMKGEPAMIAPAVLAVLALSAAVGLVNGLIIARLDVNPLIATLGVGLILQGLLSASFSNFAGSVPAAFQAFAYGRIGPLPWSVLLLFVLAFAIWLLLSRTRFGAHLYATGGNRDGARLAGIRTERVMIGAHVLCSLMAGLTGLYLASRLRAGAPWVGRDGVYDLESIAVVVIGGTLLAGGRGGVWGTLAGVFLFATLDAVFNMTGIDAFPKQVLRGAIVILAVAVYAVRSRGHVA from the coding sequence ATGAGCGCGAGCGCAGGCATCGCAGCCCCTCGCCCGGTGCGCGAAGTGCCGGTGGCACCACTGCTCTTCGCCGGCTCGCTCGCACTCTATGTCGTCACCGCGCTCGCGACCGGCCAGCATGCCTATCTCACTGGGGAGGGCTTTGTTGGCCTCACCCAGCGCATGGTCGCACTCGGCATCGTTGCGCTTGGACAGACCCTGACCATCCTGGTCGGCTCGATCGATCTCTCGGTCGCCAACCTGATCAGCGTCTCCGCCGTGCTCGCCTCCTTCATCATGAAGGGCGAGCCGGCGATGATCGCCCCTGCCGTACTGGCGGTGCTGGCGCTCTCTGCGGCGGTCGGCCTCGTCAACGGGCTGATCATCGCCCGGCTCGACGTCAATCCGCTGATCGCGACGCTCGGCGTCGGGCTGATCCTGCAGGGGCTGCTTTCGGCGAGCTTCAGCAATTTCGCTGGCTCGGTTCCGGCAGCCTTCCAGGCCTTCGCCTATGGCCGGATCGGCCCCCTGCCCTGGTCGGTGCTGCTGCTGTTCGTGCTGGCCTTCGCGATCTGGCTGCTTTTGAGCCGCACGCGCTTTGGCGCCCACCTCTACGCCACCGGCGGCAACCGCGATGGCGCCCGGCTCGCCGGCATCCGCACCGAACGCGTGATGATCGGCGCGCATGTGCTGTGCTCGCTGATGGCCGGCCTCACCGGGCTCTATCTCGCCAGCCGCCTGCGGGCCGGAGCGCCCTGGGTCGGCCGCGACGGCGTCTACGACCTTGAATCGATCGCCGTGGTGGTGATCGGCGGCACGCTGCTCGCCGGCGGGCGCGGCGGTGTCTGGGGCACGCTGGCCGGCGTCTTCCTGTTCGCCACGCTCGACGCCGTCTTCAACATGACCGGCATCGACGCCTTTCCGAAGCAGGTGCTGCGCGGCGCGATCGTCATCCTCGCGGTCGCCGTCTATGCGGTGCGCAGCAGGGGGCATGTCGCATGA
- a CDS encoding ABC transporter ATP-binding protein has protein sequence MAAPVLAIEGLKLALPSLADRPFAVENVTLAIAPGETLCVVGESGSGKSMIAHAVMGLLPKAVKPVAGAIRLAGRDLLALSEDTMQDVRGREVGMIFQEPMTSLNPVMRVADQIIETFEAHGLLSKPERYARAVALLTEVGLPEPERLARAYPHELSGGQRQRVMIAMALALEPKLLIADEPTTALDVTTQAQILKLLDNLRHKHGTAVLFITHDMGVVAEIADRIAVLEKGVLVEEGTVDQVLGSPRHPYTQKLLAAVPSLTPPERPPLPESKPVLTVEKLGKVYRKRAFFRPGREVRAADDVSFTLARGETLGLVGESGSGKSTVGRCCLRLIEPDSGRIVLGDLTITDLSVAALRPHRKRIQMVFQDPFASLNPRQTVGRIISDGPVAHGTSRKDALARAKELLELVGLSANAIDRYPHEFSGGQRQRIGIARALALEPDVLVADEAVSALDVSVQAQILTLIKDIQQRLGLAILFVTHDLRVAAQICDKIAVMQRGKIVESGPTAALFAAPQHAYTRQLLAAVPGGERFGR, from the coding sequence ATGGCCGCTCCCGTTCTTGCGATCGAAGGCCTCAAGCTCGCTCTGCCGTCGCTGGCCGACCGCCCCTTTGCCGTCGAGAATGTCACGCTCGCCATCGCGCCCGGCGAGACGCTCTGCGTCGTCGGCGAATCCGGCTCCGGCAAGTCGATGATCGCCCATGCCGTGATGGGCTTGCTGCCCAAGGCGGTGAAGCCGGTCGCGGGCGCGATCAGACTCGCCGGCCGCGATCTGCTGGCGCTGTCCGAGGACACCATGCAGGACGTGCGCGGCCGCGAGGTCGGCATGATCTTCCAGGAGCCGATGACCTCGCTCAACCCGGTCATGCGCGTCGCCGACCAGATCATCGAGACCTTCGAGGCGCACGGGTTGCTCAGCAAGCCGGAGCGCTATGCCCGTGCCGTGGCGCTGCTGACCGAGGTCGGCCTGCCCGAGCCCGAGCGGCTGGCGCGCGCCTATCCGCACGAGCTTTCGGGCGGCCAGCGCCAGCGTGTGATGATCGCGATGGCGCTGGCGCTCGAACCCAAGCTGCTGATCGCCGACGAGCCGACCACCGCGCTCGACGTGACCACGCAGGCGCAGATCCTCAAGCTGCTCGACAATCTTCGCCACAAGCATGGCACGGCGGTCTTGTTCATCACCCACGACATGGGCGTCGTCGCCGAGATCGCCGACCGCATCGCCGTGCTGGAGAAGGGCGTTCTGGTCGAGGAGGGCACCGTCGATCAGGTGCTGGGCTCGCCGCGCCATCCCTATACGCAGAAGCTGCTCGCCGCCGTGCCTTCGCTGACGCCGCCGGAGCGGCCGCCGCTGCCGGAGAGCAAGCCGGTGCTCACCGTCGAAAAGCTCGGCAAGGTCTATCGCAAGCGCGCCTTTTTCCGCCCGGGCCGTGAGGTCAGGGCGGCCGACGATGTCAGCTTCACCCTGGCCAGGGGCGAGACGCTCGGGCTCGTCGGCGAGTCCGGTTCGGGCAAGTCGACGGTCGGGCGCTGCTGCCTGCGCCTGATCGAGCCGGATTCAGGCCGCATCGTCCTCGGTGATCTCACCATCACCGACCTCAGCGTCGCGGCGCTGCGCCCGCATCGCAAGCGCATCCAGATGGTCTTCCAGGACCCGTTCGCCTCGCTCAACCCGCGCCAGACTGTCGGGCGGATCATCTCGGACGGGCCGGTCGCGCACGGCACGTCACGCAAGGACGCGCTGGCGCGGGCGAAGGAGCTGCTCGAGCTGGTCGGGCTCTCCGCCAATGCGATCGACCGCTATCCGCACGAATTCTCCGGCGGCCAGCGCCAGCGCATCGGCATCGCCCGCGCGCTCGCGCTCGAGCCGGACGTGCTCGTCGCGGACGAGGCGGTCTCGGCGCTCGACGTCTCCGTACAGGCGCAGATCCTGACGCTGATCAAGGACATCCAGCAGCGGCTCGGCCTCGCGATCCTGTTCGTCACCCACGACCTGCGCGTTGCCGCGCAGATCTGCGACAAGATCGCGGTGATGCAGCGCGGCAAGATCGTCGAGAGCGGTCCGACCGCAGCGCTCTTCGCCGCCCCCCAGCACGCCTACACCCGCCAACTGCTCGCCGCCGTCCCGGGCGGGGAGCGGTTCGGGCGGTGA
- a CDS encoding ABC transporter permease, whose amino-acid sequence MSAAAAQSGPSTALRFVRGINVGVAVFLVLYGTIAVLQPSYFEVEGFLNLLRRAAPLIILACGQLFVIAGGGFDLSMGSLVTLTVLGGSMLAGGNPDNTWWTIGVLYLIGLGVGLVNGLVVTLLKVPSIIATLGMLLSLNGAALMWSGGAPRGYLPENFRALGRLVYRDVPITGIMPLSVIILTVFVALAAWLLHATVFGRQVLAVGDNPRAAELSGVPVGATRVLVFIVSALSAVTAGILLGGFAGVSTAVGQGLELQAIAACVIGGAQLLGGRASVTGAVAGALSLFALFTLLNLMGLPQPLRETVQGLILIAAVASSAWRMRRA is encoded by the coding sequence ATGAGCGCCGCAGCCGCCCAGTCCGGACCGTCGACGGCGCTACGCTTCGTCCGCGGCATCAATGTCGGCGTTGCCGTCTTCCTCGTGCTCTACGGCACGATCGCCGTGTTGCAGCCGAGCTATTTCGAGGTCGAGGGCTTCCTCAATCTCCTGCGTCGGGCAGCGCCGCTGATCATCCTCGCCTGCGGCCAGCTCTTCGTCATCGCCGGCGGCGGCTTCGATCTGTCGATGGGCTCGCTGGTGACGCTGACCGTGCTCGGCGGCTCGATGTTGGCCGGCGGCAATCCCGACAACACCTGGTGGACGATCGGCGTGCTCTACCTGATCGGCCTCGGCGTCGGGCTGGTCAACGGGCTCGTCGTCACCCTGCTCAAGGTGCCATCGATCATCGCGACGCTCGGCATGCTGCTCTCGCTCAACGGGGCGGCGCTGATGTGGTCGGGCGGGGCGCCGCGCGGCTATCTGCCGGAGAACTTCCGGGCGCTCGGACGGCTCGTCTACCGCGACGTCCCGATCACCGGGATCATGCCGCTCTCGGTGATCATTCTCACGGTCTTCGTCGCCCTCGCCGCCTGGCTGCTGCACGCCACCGTCTTCGGCCGGCAGGTGCTGGCGGTCGGCGACAACCCGCGCGCGGCCGAACTCTCCGGTGTGCCGGTCGGCGCGACGCGGGTGCTGGTCTTCATCGTCTCGGCGCTGTCGGCGGTGACCGCTGGCATCCTGCTCGGCGGCTTCGCAGGGGTCTCGACCGCGGTCGGCCAGGGACTGGAGCTGCAGGCGATCGCCGCCTGCGTCATCGGCGGGGCGCAGTTGCTCGGCGGGCGCGCGAGCGTGACCGGCGCGGTCGCCGGCGCGCTCAGCCTGTTCGCCCTGTTCACTTTGCTCAACCTGATGGGCTTGCCGCAGCCGCTGCGCGAGACCGTGCAGGGCCTGATCCTGATTGCCGCGGTGGCGTCGAGCGCCTGGCGCATGCGGCGCGCCTGA